A window of [Clostridium] innocuum genomic DNA:
CCCATACAGTTCAGTGAGCTCATGCGGATGATCACCAAGGGACGCATCAAGCTGAATCTGGAAATCATGGATTCCAGCGTACCCTTAAAAACCATCAATCACATGGTCAATAAGCTGGTTGTCGGAATCGTATCCTGCGGCCTGCTCATGGCAAGCTCCCTGATCTGCACAACCGACATGACGCCCAAGGTGCTCGGTATACCCGCCATTGGGTTTATCGGCTATATGACCGCCGTATTTTTGGGCATGTGGCTGCTGTATACCGTGTTAAAGGACAAACGCCGGTAAGCATAAAAAAGCTGTACAGGAATCGGATTTTACACAATCGTGAATACATAAAAAAAGAGAATTCCACACTATTGTATATTATCAATAGCATTCGAATTCTCTTTTTTGCAAGCACCCCAAAGTAAGAAAGAACACAGGAATTGTGACAGACTTTACTTTGATAGTATGCGACAGCTTATCGCCAAAGCTGTTTTTCAGATTTCCTTACTTTATACCAAAACTGCCTCTTTCATGACCTTTCCAATAGCGTCGTGAATAACCAGATCCGCTCTATGATCCATCGCAGTCTCCTCTTTGTTAATCAATATCAGCTTTGATCCCCGAAAATATTGAAGCAGCCCGGCTGCCGGATACACCACAAGGGAGGTTCCTCCGACAATGAGCACATCTGCCTGTGAAAGGAAAAGGATCGCCTCCTCCATGACCTGCATATCCAGACTTTCTCCATACAATACAACCTCCGGCTTCAGGATGCCGTTACAGCTCGGACACCGCGGCACCTGCTTCTTCTGCTTCAGCATTTCCTGCAGATCATACTCTGCACGGCAACGCTGGCAGCGATTGCGGTGTATGCTGCCATGAAGCTCCAAAACCTTTTGATTGCCGGCCTTCTGATGCAGACCATCAATATTCTGCGTGAT
This region includes:
- a CDS encoding NAD-dependent protein deacylase, whose translation is MYDELKKILTQSDNIVFFGGAGVSTESNIPDFRSQSGIYSKKTYPYRAETMISSEFFHEHPEQFYDFYFHEMVYERAQPNDAHLALAKLEEMGKLKAVITQNIDGLHQKAGNQKVLELHGSIHRNRCQRCRAEYDLQEMLKQKKQVPRCPSCNGILKPEVVLYGESLDMQVMEEAILFLSQADVLIVGGTSLVVYPAAGLLQYFRGSKLILINKEETAMDHRADLVIHDAIGKVMKEAVLV